CGCATGAGCCAGGCCGGCGACGCCGCAGCGCCGGTGTCCTACAAGGGCTGGGCCGGCATCCGCCGCGCGTTCGGCACGCCGTCGGCGTTCACCATGCTGGTGCTGGGCTTCGGCTCCGGCCTGCCGTTCCTGCTGATCGCGTCGATGACGCTGTCCACCCGCCTGCGCGATGTCGGCCTCGACCTCGGCAGCATCGGCCTGATCAGCCTGGCGAGCTTCTTCTACCTGCTGAAGTTCCTGTGGGCGCCGCTGATCGACCGCTACGCGTTTCCGCTGACCGCGTTCCTTGGCCGGCGCCGTTCGTGGCTGCTGTTCTCGCAGCTGCTGGTCGCCGCCAGCCTTGGCGCGCTGGCGCTGTCGCGGCCGGAGATGGGCGTGACCACGCTGGTGATCTGGGTGCTGGTGGGCTCCTTCGCCGGCGCGACCCAGGACTCGGTGGTCGACGCCTACCGCATCGAGATCGCGCCCGCGACCGCGCAGGGCGCGCTGGCCGCGACCTACACGCTGGGCTATCGCATCGGCCTGATCGTTGGCGGTGCGGGTGCGCTGTACCTGGCCGAATTCCAGGGCTGGACCGGCGCCTACCTGTGGATGGCGGCGCTGATGCTGGTGCCGGTGGTCACCACACTGGTCGCGCGCGAGCCGGCGATTCCGGAGGCCACGGTGGTGCGCCGGATCGATTTCTTCGGTGCGTTCTGGCAGCCGTTCACCAGTTTCTTCTCGACCAATGGCCTGCTGCTTGGGCTGGCACTGCTGGCCTTCGTCGGCCTTTTCAAGTTCCCCGACCAGGTGATCGGGGTGATGGCGGGGCCGTTCTACCTCGACTCCGGCTACAGCAAGGCCGACATCGCCACCGTGTCCAAGCTCTACGGCATCTGGACCGGCATCGTCGGTGCGTTTCTTGGCGGCATCTGCGTGGCCGCGTTCGGCTTCCGGCGGATGCTGTTCGTGGCCGCGATTGGCGTGGCGCTGTCCAACCTCGCGTTCCTGCTGATGGCCTACAACCCCGGGCAGATCTGGGCGTTCTATCTCGCCATCAGCGCCGACAACCTGTTCCAGGGCTTCGCCGGCACCGTGCTGGTGGCCTTCATGTCGTCACTGACCGATCGCAACTTCACCGCCACCCAGTACGCGCTGCTGGTGTCGCTGGCCAACCTGCCCGGCAAGTTCGCCGGCGGCGTGTCCGGCTTCCTGGTCGAGGCGACGTCCTACGCGACGTTCTTCGTGCTCAGCGCGCTGACCGTGGTGCCGACCTTGCTGCTGCTGGCGTGGCTGTGGCAGCGTATCCGCGATCCGGTCAGGGAGCCCGGGGTCATGGGAGGAGGGGGATGAACGTGGCTGGCATGGACATCGTGCTGCGGGATGTCGACGAGTTCCTCGCCCGGCGCATCCGTCGCCTGGCGGAAGCACGCGGCTGGGCGCTGTCCGATGCGCTGCTGTACCTGCTGGAGCAGGGCCTGCATGTCTACGAAGGCGAGACCCCGGGCTTCGACAACCAGGAGGTCGACG
This portion of the Luteimonas yindakuii genome encodes:
- a CDS encoding AmpG family muropeptide MFS transporter, which translates into the protein MSQAGDAAAPVSYKGWAGIRRAFGTPSAFTMLVLGFGSGLPFLLIASMTLSTRLRDVGLDLGSIGLISLASFFYLLKFLWAPLIDRYAFPLTAFLGRRRSWLLFSQLLVAASLGALALSRPEMGVTTLVIWVLVGSFAGATQDSVVDAYRIEIAPATAQGALAATYTLGYRIGLIVGGAGALYLAEFQGWTGAYLWMAALMLVPVVTTLVAREPAIPEATVVRRIDFFGAFWQPFTSFFSTNGLLLGLALLAFVGLFKFPDQVIGVMAGPFYLDSGYSKADIATVSKLYGIWTGIVGAFLGGICVAAFGFRRMLFVAAIGVALSNLAFLLMAYNPGQIWAFYLAISADNLFQGFAGTVLVAFMSSLTDRNFTATQYALLVSLANLPGKFAGGVSGFLVEATSYATFFVLSALTVVPTLLLLAWLWQRIRDPVREPGVMGGGG